From the genome of Ovis aries strain OAR_USU_Benz2616 breed Rambouillet chromosome 5, ARS-UI_Ramb_v3.0, whole genome shotgun sequence:
aagacatTAAATGCACTATTGACTCAAAACTGCCATTTAATATGCTTTGTATCATAGCATATAAAAGCTAACCCATCTATGGAACATTAAGATGACACCAAACACAATCAAAATTTCCCACATTCAATATACTAGTATTTTCTggttgtaccaaaaaaaaaaaaaaagaacccaaaacTCAACCAACCAGGAAATAATTTCAACTCTTAAATAAAGAGTATTTATAGCAGCAACATGGATTGCTAGAGATTGTCAAACTGAgtaaagtcagacaaagaaagacaaatatgtgatatcacttatgtgtggagtcttaaaaaatggtacaaataaacttacaaaacagaataaGGTCACAGATGTAGAAGACAAAGTTATGCTTacggggagagggagggagggtcgACAAAGACACAAACTACATATCAAATAGATTCAAAAGACCTATTGTGTAGCCCAGtatacagcacagcacagggaactgccCTCACTACTCTGGTttaggaaaagaatcttaaaaaaaaagtggatatttGTATacctaattcactttgctgtgctccgaaactaacacaacagtgtaataAGCTATGctcaaatttaaaaggaaagcGGTTGCACCTTAAAAATGGATGAAGTAGGATTTCTATCTTCTTAAAGATACTACTAGAGCTACTAAAAAACTTTGCTTTTACAAAAGAATTGATAAAAACTTTCCTTTGTATTGTACAGAAGGTAGGCAGGAACCATGGATCGGCTCGGGTGTGTGATCTTAATCACACGtaccttctttctttcctgctccATCAGAGGCTGGGCTCTCCTTGTTTTCAGCCTCTCCATCTGACGCAGGTAAATCTTCAGTCTCTTGGGTGGCCATTTCCACCTGTTTTCCCTttgctcccctttccccttttgcTCGCACCTTTCTATCTGAAGATTCATCCTCTCCTGTTGCCTTCTTTGGCTTTGTTTCCACTTGGGCAGGAGTAGGTTTAGTTGACAGCCTCCCAGGTCTCCTCACGGGCTCCTCCGTCTCCACCCCTGATGAGGAGCTGACCTTCCCCTGGGGCACCCTGGCAGCAGGGTGGGCATATGCTGGGAGTGGGGAGCGGACTCTGGAAGCTGGTCTGCTTGGCCGCGGCTGCTCCTTCCCCTGCCGCAGAAGCTGGGCCCCTCATGGgcccttttcttgtttttttgttttgttctctttcctttttgctctTCTGATTGAGTGACTTTTACTACCCTTGTCACCCATATCACCAGTCTGTTTTCTTGCCTCCTCTGACCTCCTGCTGGTTTCCACGAGTGTATTTTTGGTTTTAGTAAATGAATTCAAAAGttttacatctttcttttttatagttgcTAGCCCTTTGCTGAAGGAGGCTTGCAACTTGCCTAGGCTTTTAGTGACTCTCTCATCAAATTCATCCAGTTTTCTACTGAGTCTGATGAACATCTTTACAAGTgttactctgaattctttatcTGATAAGTTTCTTATCTCCTCTTCGTTTAGTTGTTTCTCTGAGAGATCCTCGTGTTTGAAAGATATTGTTTGAAAGATGCTGTAGTTCTTTCATTTTGCCTAACTCTGTTTCTATCAGTTATGTCGCCCAGCCTTGAAAGAGTGGCCTTACGTAGGAGGTGTCCTATAGGATCCAGTGGGGCCATCTCCCCTGGTCAACAAAGCCAGGTGTCCCGGGGTATCCCCTGCATGTGCCCTCCTGTGATGGGTAGACAGCAGTTATTGCAGGTGTGCTGGTGGGTGAGGTTGGTCCCCAGGCAGACCTGTCTGTGACCGCTGCAGATGGCCTTAGTAGGTTGAGCTGGTCCCTGGTCCAAATGTCTACAGGCCCTGGCTGAaactgctgtggggagggggttcTGGTGAGTAGGCCTGGCCTCTTGAGTTCTTAGGAGAAagcaggggcagggcaggtggtgTTAGTTAGGTTGATGGAGACTGATAGAAATGGTGCTCACCAGCACCAGGCCAGCTACgtggaaagaaagtaaaaacaaatgacGTCTGCCAGCACTTCTATCCCTAAAGTTCCACTGGACCCCTGCCCCTCTGGTGCACACCCAGAAATCAGCCGATGACTCTCCTTTTTGTACGGCCCAGGTGCTTTTCAAGCTGCTGCCTTTGTGATGGACTTTGGAGTGAGTGAGTTTCTGCAGGAGTCctttaagagtggagtctctTCCCTTTCCTACAGCTCCTGGGCCCCAAGATGTGAGCCCTGCTGGTTTTCAAAGTCAGCTGTTATGGGTGCTCAGCTTCCCAGTGCAGGcttcccaggctggggagcccGATATGGGACCTGGGCTCCTGCTCATCAGGGGGTACCTCTGCGGCTGTGATCTCTCTCCTGTTTGTGGGTTGCCTCACAGGAATGTGGGAGCGGTTGGTTCTCACTAGACCAGGACTCTGCGCCTCCTACCTTTCTCAATGCAGCCTTTTCCTTATACCCTCAGGTGTAAAAATCTGTCTTCAGGTCAGTTCTTAGAGGCGGCGGTTCTATATGTGGTTGTAGTTTTGGTGTGTCCCTAAGAGGAAGTGAGGACAGGATCTGCCTGTTCTAGCAACTTGATCTGAAATTTGTGCAAGGCGCTACCCTAAGCACTTGGCTGAACCTAAGTTCAACCTAAACAAGGGCTAGAAGATGACTCGATCTGGCTCTGCTGCCGCTTGAGCAGTCACTTGCCCCATCACGTAGTTTCAGTGTCCTTACGCCGTTAGAACCTCTCTTTTAGATGTCAAATCCAGAAAAGCCAGATAAAGAGTGATCCTATCGCCTTTCAATCAGAAGGAAATATTTATGACCTTGGATTTGGCAAAGTATTCTTAGATATGACCCCAAAAGCaaatagagggaaaaagagaTATTTTGGATTTCACCAAATTAATAAATTTTGTGCCTCAAAGGGCACCATCAAGAAAGGGAACGCATCACTAGAGTCCTTGTGCAttactggtgggaatataaaactATTCTTCTggtatggaaaacaatatgacgGTTTCTCAGAAGTTACGCAGTTGATATGTGATTCAGCGATTCCTCTGCTGGGTGTATGCtcaaaagaatctaaaatatggacAGAATCTTGTACACTTGTTCATAGGgccattattcacaatagcaaaaatgtggaagcaacccaagagTCCATCAAGGATGACTGGATCAACAAGATGGAGCATGCatgtaatagaatattattcagattTAATgagaaagggggcttccctggtggctcagtggtaaagaatctgcctgcaatgcaggagacgcgggagatgcagcttcagtccttgagttgggaagatcccctggaggaggaaatggcaacccactccaatattcttgcctgggaaatcccatggacagaggagcctggcgggccacagtccacagggcccACACAACTGGGGGCCccacacaactgaacaagtgagtaCACACTCAGTGAGAAAGGAAGTTCTGACGCATGTTAAAACATAGATAGACTGTGAGGACATCATGTGAAGTAAAATAAGCCTATCCGAGTAGGACAACTACTACACGATCCCACTTATGTGAGGTTCCCATAGCAGTggaatttatagagacagaaaatagaacagTGGTttcaggggctggaggaaggtATGAATGGGGAGTTGTTTAATGAGTACAGAGTTTCGGTTTCACATGATGAAAACCAAGCTCTGGAGATTGGTTTTCCATAGTCAATATACTTCACACTGCTGatctgtacacttaaaatagttAAGATGTAAATTTttatagtatgtgtgtgtgatcaCAATCAAAAGTAAAAACTCTTAAAGTAAGAGTGAAAACAGCCcacagaaggcaaaaaaaaaaaaaaaaaaaattgaaaattatatatcTGGTTAGAGACTTGGATAAAGTATAAAGAACTCCTAATCAATAATAAAAAgccaaataatccaatttaaagGTGGCAAAACACTGGAATAGaaatttttccaaggaagatataCTAGGATTTCTGGACATGATTAcacatcaaggaaatgcaagtcaaaactacaatggggggggggcggtgggcaaAATTGGTGAAGGAATTCAAATAGTACAAATTCccatttataaaataagtcacAGGAATGTAATGTGCAGTATAGCAATACagtcaataatactgtattgcatatttgaaagtggaccgaggagcctggcaggctatagtccatggggctgcaaaagaatcgcacatgacttagtgactaaacatttactggcttcccttggtggctcagtggtaaagaagttgcccaccaatgtgggagatgcaggagatctgagttcaatccctggtccaggaagatcccctggaggaggaaatgcaacccactccagtatttttgcctgaaaaattccatggacagaggaccctggcggctTGCAGACCaaagggtctcgaagagttggacacaactgagcaaatgagcacaaGAGAGTAGAGCTTAAAAGTGCTCattgcaagaaaaaaatttttttttggtagatatgtgtggagagagaggttaactagacttattgtggtggtcATATtgcaatacatacaaatatagaaTTATTATGTTGTACAGTTGAAActaatactgggttggccaaaaagtttattcaggtttttccctaaggttcagttcagttcagttcatttcagtcgctcagtcatgtccgactctttgtgaccccatgaattgcagcacgccaggcctccctgtgcatcaccaactcctggacttcactcagactcacgtccattgagtcagtcatgccatccagccatctcatcctctgctgtccccttctcttcctgcccccaatccctcccagcatcagagtcttttccaatgagtcaactcttcgcatgaggtggccaaagtactggagtttcagctttagcatcattccttcccaagaaatcccagggctgatcttcagaatggactggttggatctccttgcagtccaagggactctcaagagtcttctccaacactagtACTAGCCAACTCAACATAATGTGATATGCTaattataattcaattaaaaaaccGCAGTGAGAAACAGCTGCATATCCACTAGAATGGCTAGAATCAAAAGTGAGAGAATAACAGGTATGAGGATATGGAGAGATTGAagccctcatacactgctggtggaaaatAGAAAACGATGcagtcactctggaaaacagtatggcagtgcCTCAAAGATTAAACctagaattaccacatgacccaTTGATTCCACTCCCAGGCATGTATCAAAGTGAGATaaaaacacatgtccacacaaaaacttgtgcGTGAATGCATTGACTTGAAATGAACTgtcagatatttctccagcaaacatGGGTTTACTTGGGATCGGCAGAGAATTGCACTTCAGGACCTGAAGCCATGGTGAGTTGTGAGCCAGTCACCCCAGAGCAAGGGAAGGAGGATGCATTTACAGAGGGAAAAGGACGTTATGAGGGTGATAGTAAAAAAAAGTCTATggtttttcattggctgagtccttgcAGGGAAAGAAGCCACCTTCTTCCTCTTTGACTCCGCTATCATTGCAGGATATGAGAGCGCCCCTTGTGGTCTCCTGACTCTAATTgaggtttctgtttgttttttttttttaacaaatgcttATAGCAACAGTTTTCTTAATAGTCAAAAGAAGTAATAATCCAATGTCCTTTAACAGATGGATACAGAAATGTGCTATAGCCACACAACagaatattttattgttgttgttcagtcgctaagttgtgtccaactctttgcaaacccatggactgcagcacactaggctttcctgtccttcactatctccgagtttgctcagactcatgttcatcgagtcagtgatgccatccaaccgtctcactgtcgtccccttctcctcctgccttcaatcttcctcagcatcagggtctcttctaatgtcagttcttcatgtcaggagaccaaagtattggagcttcacgttcagcattagtccttccaatgaatattcaggtattAGTACTGAATGGTTTGATATCCTGCCatccatggaactctcaagagtcctccagcaccacagtttgaaggcatcagttctttggtgctcagctttctttatggtccaactctcacatctgtacatggttactggaaaaaccatagctttgactacctttgtcagcaaagtgatgtctctgctttttaatatgctgtctagatttatcatagctttcctcccaaggagaaagcatcttttaatttcatggcatattactctgccataaaaaaatgaagtatCAGTACCTGGATATCCCTTGAAAAATTTTGCTAAGTAAATGAAGTTAACCACAAAGTCCACATTTTATAGaattccattcatatgaagtCAGTGAATATAGAAACctagagagacagaaagcagattaatgATTGCCTagggcctggaggaggaagatgggAAGACACTGATGGCTAGAGGGTACAGGGATTTCTTTTTGAAATGATATAAACGTTCTAAGATGGACCACAGTGATGACTGCATgtctgtgaatatactgaaaaccacTGCATTGTCCATTTAAAAGTGGCCCATTGTATGTAGTATGTGTATTGCATTTCAACAAAGCCCttcaaataaatggataaatgcatTAAGAGTTTTgtaccataaggaaggctgagtgcctgaaaattgatgctttcaaattgtggtgctggagaaaactttttgagtccctcagactgcaaggagatcaagccagtcaattgtgaatattcattggaaggactgttgctgaagttgaagctccaatactttggtcaaatgatgtgaagaactgactcattggaaaagaccctgatgctgggaaagattgaaggcaggaggaaaaggggaagacagaggatgagatggtaggatggcatcaccgactcaatggacttgagtttgagcaaactccaggagatagtggaggtcagaggagcctggtgtgcttcagtccatagggtcctaaagagtaggacaagacttagtgactgaacaataacaacatcaaTTGACTCTCTTAAGTATATTAGTCGTTTCTGGGTACATCCCATATTTACATAACcctttactgtttttcttttatcagAGAAAATAGGAAATTTGCTGTGGGAATATTATAGCTGTTCACATCTCAAAGTGCTTTAAGAACACACTCAGGAACTAATGTGAAGTCAATCTCCTGCCAGAGTAAAGCGGATACCTAAGAATTTAATGAAGACCTCTCATAGTTTGTGATTGGTGGGAGGAGATCGTCCTATTCCAGGCTGTTCTCACGCAGGCAATCCATGTGCTCTGGGCTTGCTCCTCAAGGGGTCCATTCCACTAAAACAGCCTTGAGTTCTCTGCTTACACATTTGTGTCCCATTCAGGTCTGGAGCTGGCTCGGCTTAAACGCAAGGATCCTTGGAGGGTCAGGGCAGAAGCCAGGTCTGTTTGGCCACGTGACCTCCACCTGCTGTTACCCATGGGGgcagggtgatggtggtggggagggagcgTCCTTTCGAAGGGTCCTCTAGGGAGCGCATCAAGGGCAGGTGCGTGGGGGCACTCTCTGCCTGGCGTGGACATTGTTCCTCCGCGTGGATACGCTGGGGATCGCGTCTCACTTGTGGTTCCCCGCCCCAGGTGGAGCTTTTGTTGCGCCTAGACCTGCACCGGATTTGGGAGTGGAAGTGGGGAGGCTGGGAGGACCCCAGAAGTTGGGAAGTGTGCGGGGAGGGGAGATTGAGTGGGTCCCAGCCGTGGTTGGACACGGGCCCCTCTGCAGTCAGCTCTGGAGTCTGCGGACTCAGGTGGGCTGAGGGCGCCTCTGGGACCCTTTGGCTCGCTAGTGGGGGCGGGGCTGAAAGCAGGGACCCCGGGGGTCCTGTCCCTTCGCTGTGCCCCGCGACTTTGGCTCTGGATCGTCTCTGGGCAGCCCTGACCCGGCAATCCCTTGTCTCCTCCAGATTGTACAGTGACCACAGGAAGGATCAGCCGGGGAGAGTTGTGACTCGGTTTCAGGGGTTGGCGCGTGGGAGCAGCTGTGGTCTGTGGGGTCCCCAGTCCCTTTTCCCTTCGCAGCGGCATTCATTGTCTTTTGAATTATTCAAAAATTTAGGAGTAGGACCTCAGGTCCATGACCTGTCCCTCCCGCCTAACGCGTCCTAGGGCTGGCAATGAATCCGTAAACTTTCAGATCTCTCCTGCCTTCTCATAGCCAACTTGGCCTCTCTAATTCACAGCGTCGTCAGCTATTCGTTCTCCGTGATCATTTCAAACAGACCCAATATTTTAATTGTCATTTCCCCACAGTCAATGTTTGGCtcactttaaaaagatttatttttttgtttgtggcTGTTTTACATGAGAGCTAAGCAGAGAATAACCACCTGGAACTGTGTTGTATAAAACTCTCTGAGATCTCTCCTGGTCACAGACATCCTTGGGAAAGACATTTGGGTGGAGGTTCTTCTTTGGAAACTCACCTGTCAGCACTGCCCCTCGCTGTTTGTCACCTTGAAAAATTTATTCACTTGAGtctcatttttctatttgtaaaatatcattataagaacaaaatatttcaaatgagcaagaaaggagtgtttcagaaaaatgaaataatgatttcAGTGTTATTACATTCCATTTTCTAAgaattcttcctttttaaaaatttccctggGAGTGGGCATAACTATTCTGAGGTCTTTTTAGGAACCAAACTTGGGTTCACTCACTCTTGCAGAGAAAGGTCAACTTACTGACACTGGGATGTGGTGAAGCAAAATGTGGCATTTATTGCAGGGCATCAAGTAAGGAGTCCAGGCAGCTAGTGCTTAAAAGTCCTGAACTCCTGCAAGACTTTcagggaaagatttttaaagataggATGAGGGAGAGGGGGTTGTGGGGTACATGATCAGCTGAAGGACATTCTTCTGATATTTTTGGGAGTCAAcatcatcagccttctggttccaaccagtctgagGTCTATTTGCCTGTGGGCTgcatacagttaacttcttccacttcGTGGGggcttcagtatctgcaaaacagctcagaggatatggctcagaatattatctatagtccttgaggagcagggtttcccagatggtgctagtggtaaagaacccgactagcaatgcaggagatgcctgaAACAAgttttcaatccctgagttgggacgatgcCCTGGAAGAcctggccatccactccagtatccttgcctggagaatcccatggacagaggagcctggcagactgcagtccatgaagttgcaaggagtcagacaggattgaagcaacttagcacgcacttGAGGAGGAATGAAAGTCCTTGACTTTACTGGCtgaagtattattattttgtc
Proteins encoded in this window:
- the LOC105615356 gene encoding non-histone chromosomal protein HMG-14-like is translated as MAPLDPIGHLLPYAHPAARVPQGKVSSSSGVETEEPVRRPGRLSTKPTPAQVETKPKKATGEDESSDRKVRAKGERGAKGKQVEMATQETEDLPASDGEAENKESPASDGAGKKEGTCD